The DNA segment GTAAATctgtaaattgttttatgaCCATATTGGAAAAGTAGGTGTAAACCTAATTTTCCTTTATGTGGTGCGCGACCTGCGCTCGTTCAAAGTTCATCGCAAAAAGGACACAGGAAGGACACCAGCTACCAGATACCGAACTCGATTGTTCTTCCGGCTGGCGAGTGCGCAGCAGGATGTCCACTCAATACTCAATCGACCGGCCGCTTGCGCCTTTGTTTGGCCGCTTGTGCTGAGCCTCATTTAAATCATACCGCTGGCCAATTTGCATTCGCACCACAAGCAAATTGATCCGCCCTAATCCAAGCACAACTCAGGCCAGGCCAACTCAAACGTAGCCCAACTCCTTCTCCTTGTCGACCCCTTGCCTAAGCACTCGCTGAATTTTAATGTGCATTTTGAAATCTTAGTTTTGAATGGAAACGAAAAACACTACAACAAACacgctttggctttggctttactCAGGCCTCCTCGGCTTTACGAGCTCTGCAAATTGAAGTCAGTCAGCCGACCAACTGACTGACCACGTCAAAAGGGGTTTGCAACAGGGTTAAtcatgttaattttatttaattaattcatttctaatttatttaattcaatggTATACGTTTTTTAATAAGACTAACCGTTTAATTAtctttcatttacaatttactcATCGCCCTACAAATTATAtcaagttgaaattaaatgacTCCGcgtacatttaattttaagtcaACGCAGCTTTTTAGTTGACATTTGCAACATATTGAAAAGCTGTTGCTTCCAACTAATCaaatacttatataaattgtagttTTTGCCTTAATAATttgtgcatacatacatatattttcatttgcaacaacattttcaaattcaacgACTGCTTTCTAGCGCCATCTGTGGGTCAGTGTACTTTTTACGACCTCTTGGTTATTCCAACTCGTTCTGGCTGTCTGGCAACGCCACATCGAACAGCTGAGTTGCGAACACAGCTGGCCACTTATCCAATCGATAGAAGCTACTTATCGATATCAATAACCTAAGGgagcataaacaaaattgcagcacaataaaatagtaaacaaaaatgcgTAGCACATGAaacgtatttaaataaaacgaaaaaaacaagttatGGAAATGGGCAGACTGAAGAAACGACGTAAGCAGCGCAAGCGAAAACACAAGCGAGGCAAGCAAAGGGCAACAGCTGCGACAAGAACACCGAGGCAACAACCGCTAGGCGAGATCTGGAGCAGCACTTACAAGGATTTAATGGAATGGCACCAGCAGCAAGTGCTTAACTTCTGTGGCATGCAAGAGGAGAGCTCCgcagaagaggaggaggaggtgaaTGAGGAGGAATCAAACGTGGAGTTGGAGGAAGTGGATGCAGACTATTTGAGCTTCTTGGAGGTTACTTTAAAGCATCAGCGGGAATTGCAAGAGCTGCgtgccgcagcagctgctgaagCGATCGAAGAAACTGCTGCACCTTCACTTGAAACATAATCAGATGCCTTATGTCACCATGTCATCATCCCACCGAATCCCTATTTTAAGATTAGTATTAGGAAAGCAATAAATGTTTCGATTCTAGTAAATGGTGCCAAGTGAGCAGGCGCCTTAAGCACTCCAAAGCGTGGGCGTTGCGTGAGCTAACTGTAAATGCAAgggaagaagaagcagcagcagcagcttcttcCCGGAACTTTGCCAGGCTAATGAAGTTGTGTAAAGATTCGAGAGACAGACGCACATTAAGCCGACCAAGACAAATGCGTGTCCATTTGTCTTCTGCGCATTTCAGGGCTACAAAGAAAGCTTCAAATTGGGACTCGACTTGGACCTGGGATTTCATCGGGCGAAATGTATAACAACAGTGTGAATTTATACAGAACTCCAT comes from the Drosophila sulfurigaster albostrigata strain 15112-1811.04 chromosome 2L, ASM2355843v2, whole genome shotgun sequence genome and includes:
- the LOC133850124 gene encoding uncharacterized protein LOC133850124, translating into MEMGRLKKRRKQRKRKHKRGKQRATAATRTPRQQPLGEIWSSTYKDLMEWHQQQVLNFCGMQEESSAEEEEEVNEEESNVELEEVDADYLSFLEVTLKHQRELQELRAAAAAEAIEETAAPSLET